The proteins below are encoded in one region of Bifidobacteriaceae bacterium:
- a CDS encoding DDE-type integrase/transposase/recombinase, with amino-acid sequence MVEAVSRSERADRVAMWRWGVIRDAIDPELTAKQRGRVVRRIAGEAHPAPGGGTRRVSRETVDRWLRAWRRGGLMGLRPSGRQSEPRTPQEVLDMAAALKKERPERTAAQVRRVMLRAAGDAPSESTILRHFRRLGLNTAAPPEAHGRFQADFPNEIWVGDALHGPRVAGRKAYLFAFLDDHSRYVTGARWAWSEDHARLAIALRPALAAHGIPSSLYLDNGAAMVDGALGRACARLGIRLVHSAPGRPQGRGKIERFFNTVDGQFLAEVAPAGGEGPAGGSPVGSLEELNSLFDAWVASVYHRAPNDTTGQAPADRWAAGWARAEPRRATLEQIADAFKWSATRKVRKDATVQLAGNTYEVDASLAGRRVEVVYDPYQMGSPVEVLLDGEPAGRGEPAVIGRHVHKKAQAAARDEDKGAEGGAATGIDYLRLVERDRRDEIAAAGIDYRALSDDEAAQDLDGGPGGDDGWEQGALL; translated from the coding sequence ATGGTTGAGGCGGTTTCGAGGTCTGAGAGGGCCGACAGGGTGGCGATGTGGCGTTGGGGGGTGATACGCGACGCGATCGATCCGGAGCTGACCGCGAAGCAGCGCGGCCGGGTGGTGCGGCGGATCGCGGGGGAGGCTCATCCCGCGCCGGGCGGGGGGACCAGGCGGGTGTCCAGGGAGACGGTCGACCGGTGGCTGCGCGCGTGGCGGCGCGGCGGCCTGATGGGGCTGCGGCCGTCGGGCAGGCAGTCCGAGCCGAGGACCCCGCAAGAGGTTTTGGACATGGCGGCGGCGTTGAAGAAGGAGCGGCCGGAGCGGACCGCGGCGCAGGTGCGGAGGGTGATGCTGCGCGCGGCGGGGGACGCGCCGTCCGAGTCGACGATCTTGAGGCATTTCCGCAGGCTCGGGTTGAACACGGCCGCGCCGCCGGAGGCCCACGGCCGTTTCCAGGCGGACTTCCCGAACGAGATCTGGGTCGGGGACGCTTTGCACGGCCCCAGGGTCGCGGGCCGGAAGGCGTACCTGTTCGCGTTCCTCGACGACCATTCCCGGTACGTGACGGGCGCGAGGTGGGCCTGGTCCGAGGACCACGCCCGCCTCGCGATCGCGTTGCGGCCGGCGCTGGCCGCGCACGGGATCCCGTCTTCCCTGTACCTGGACAATGGCGCCGCGATGGTGGACGGCGCGCTGGGGCGGGCGTGCGCCCGCCTCGGGATCCGGCTGGTCCACTCCGCGCCGGGCCGCCCGCAGGGCCGCGGCAAGATCGAAAGATTTTTCAACACGGTCGACGGCCAGTTCCTCGCCGAGGTCGCCCCAGCCGGCGGCGAGGGCCCCGCCGGCGGCTCCCCGGTCGGCTCGCTGGAGGAGCTGAACTCCTTGTTCGACGCGTGGGTGGCGTCCGTCTACCACCGGGCGCCGAACGACACGACCGGGCAGGCGCCCGCCGACCGGTGGGCGGCGGGGTGGGCCAGGGCGGAGCCCAGGCGCGCCACCCTGGAGCAGATCGCGGACGCGTTCAAATGGTCCGCCACGAGGAAGGTCCGCAAAGACGCGACCGTCCAGCTGGCCGGGAACACCTACGAGGTGGACGCGTCCCTCGCCGGCCGGAGGGTCGAGGTCGTCTACGACCCCTACCAGATGGGCTCCCCGGTCGAGGTGCTCCTCGACGGCGAGCCCGCCGGGCGGGGCGAACCGGCGGTGATCGGCCGGCACGTCCACAAGAAAGCGCAGGCCGCGGCCCGCGACGAGGACAAAGGCGCCGAGGGCGGCGCGGCGACCGGGATCGACTACCTCAGGCTGGTGGAGCGGGACCGCCGCGACGAGATAGCGGCCGCCGGGATCGACTACCGGGCGCTGTCCGACGACGAGGCCGCCCAAGACCTCGACGGCGGCCCGGGCGGGGACGACGGCTGGGAGCAGGGGGCGCTGCTGTGA
- a CDS encoding helix-turn-helix domain-containing protein: MLTVCVNQLVVEARLLAGGYRCPVCGGVLRPWGWARFRVVWDGFAGRGVSRARFAPRRARCSACGATHVLLPVLFFSRRADSARVIARAVEWRAAGLGWRRIASRLARPPTTVRRWLKAAGTAAEAGAGVLLAAAFEVAPDPAAVSPRPAGSPLGGLVAVLSALAAAVGARWRRPAGSWQSAGAAACRSRLLQASWWAGEAQHELALMPAWWSETGLAPGL; encoded by the coding sequence GTGTTGACGGTATGCGTTAATCAGCTGGTTGTCGAGGCGAGGTTGCTGGCCGGGGGTTACCGTTGCCCGGTCTGCGGCGGGGTGTTGCGGCCTTGGGGATGGGCCCGGTTCCGCGTGGTGTGGGACGGTTTCGCGGGGCGGGGCGTGTCGCGGGCGCGGTTCGCGCCGAGGCGGGCGCGGTGCTCGGCGTGCGGGGCGACGCATGTGCTGTTGCCGGTGTTGTTTTTCTCCAGGCGGGCGGACTCGGCCCGCGTGATCGCCCGCGCGGTGGAGTGGCGGGCGGCGGGTCTGGGTTGGCGGCGGATCGCGTCGCGGCTGGCCCGGCCGCCGACCACGGTCAGGCGCTGGCTCAAGGCCGCCGGGACGGCGGCCGAGGCGGGGGCGGGCGTGTTGCTGGCCGCCGCGTTCGAGGTCGCCCCGGATCCGGCCGCGGTGTCGCCGAGGCCGGCCGGGTCCCCGCTTGGGGGCCTGGTGGCCGTGTTGTCGGCGTTGGCGGCGGCCGTGGGGGCGCGTTGGCGGCGCCCGGCGGGTTCGTGGCAGTCGGCGGGCGCGGCGGCGTGCCGGTCCCGGTTGTTGCAGGCGTCTTGGTGGGCGGGGGAAGCGCAACACGAGTTGGCGCTTATGCCGGCGTGGTGGTCTGAGACAGGGTTGGCTCCGGGCCTGTGA
- a CDS encoding transposase, whose amino-acid sequence DHAVYKTRNVVERFFARIKQFRAVATRYDKHARNHRAGIALAGIITCLRDTL is encoded by the coding sequence CGACCACGCGGTCTACAAGACCAGGAACGTCGTCGAGCGGTTCTTCGCCCGGATCAAACAGTTCCGGGCAGTGGCCACCCGCTACGACAAACACGCCCGCAACCACCGGGCCGGGATAGCCCTCGCCGGAATCATAACCTGCCTCCGAGACACCTTATGA